The sequence TTCCCAGCCATACCCCTTGATATCGTCAAGCACCACTGATTGCGCTGCTGCCGTACTCGACACCAGCGCCAGGGTTGCCACCAACTGACGTAACATCCGGACTCCTTACAAACCAGGCCACAATGCCCGGCGCAAATTAACACGCCCGCTGCGGGTCAGCGGTACGCCTTCGGCCAAAAGCCGTTGATGCTGGATAAGATGCCCCTGGCTGTCTCTGACAGAGCAGGCACCCTGGGCATTCACCACCCTGTGCCAGGGCAACTCTGGGGGGCACTGCCCCATATAACGCCCGACCAACCTTGGATTCCAACCCAATATGGAGGCCAACTGGCCATAAGTGGCCACCTGGCCTTCAGGGATCAGGGCCACCAAGGTGTAAAGGCGGGCTGGATTGGTACTCATGATAGGGCAGGTCACTCCCAAGACACAGGGTTTTGCCCGCCTTTGGAAGCGGGCGGTGCCGTTGGCACCGCCCTGCCTTTATTTTTCGAGGTAGGACTGGCCGGCACAGAAATGCTCCACACAGGGGCTGGCAAAACGTTTCTCCAGGCTCTGCAGAGTAGCAATCTTCTGTGGGGTATCCAATGACAGCAGGGTCACGGCGGCGTCCTGCACACCGTCAAGGCGCACATGCACCGGAATGACGGTACGCTCGCCCTGGCCCAGTTCGGCCATCACTTCCCTGGCCTGGCCGCAACTGAACACGTACTGGCCCTGGAACTGCTGGCGGCTGGCCGACCAGTAATTCCATTGCATTTCAAAGCTGTCTTCCCGGTAAGCACACCAGTACTGGGTTAGTGACACCATCTGGCCCAGGTGGTAATCCTTGGCGCGCACCCCGGGTAGTACCGTCATGTTGACGTTGCGGGTCGCTACCTGGAAGGTGCCCATGTTCATGCCCTTGTGACGGGACTTGGACACCCCCACATATTCCGGGGTTTGCCACTGATCTGAACCGGCCGGGGCCAGGCGCTCGCGGCGCACCGGCTCGCCCTGGACAGGAGGCTGAGGCACCACCGGTTTGACCGGATCAGGCAAGGCCGCCACTAAGACCGGCGGCTTTTCCCCTCGCAGCAGCATGCCGGAGCGATCCTTTAGGAGGTCAAAGCGGGTCTTGATGCTGTCAATCTTGGATACCGGCAAGGCCGAGCGTTGGCCGTTTTTGACATAGGTCTGGAAGGCGATGGTGCCGTATTCATCCAGGTAGAGGTCGATGTCCTGCTCGTCGATGCGCTGGCTGCCGTCCGGCAGGGCCAGGCGCCAGTCGGCGTCTTCTTCGTAACCGAACAGGTTATTGTCATCCACGAAGTAATAATGCTCGCCGTAGCCCCCCTCCCCCGCTTCCAGGCGCTCTTTGATGTATCTGAGTTCGCCCTTGTCGAAGTAGGCCACGTAGCTGGCGGTACCGTAGTTGTCCTTTAATTCCCCCGCCACCTTGGTCATGTCCTCGGTGTGGGCCAAGATCCAATCGCGCCTGTTATCCAGGGCCTGCTGGATCTCCGGTGACGGCAACCGTACGTCCACGGTTCTCTCCGTCGCGACAGGCACGGGGGCCTGAGTGGTGGGCGTGGTCTTGGCACAGCCAGTCAATGCCAAGGATGCCAGCAACACCGTCCCGAATGTCTTATTGTGCATTGTGCTTATTCTCAGTTGCGGCAAACAAGGTTGTATTTTTTTGTTAAAAAAAGGATAGCAAACGCTATCCCTTTTTGTATTGCCTTACAAGGTCTTATCAAAAGCGGAAGTCGGTAGACTTGATATCCACTTCCGTAACCTCGCCGTACTGGGCGGCCAGGTCCCGCAAGGCATCCGCCTTGCCTACCAGTACTAGCTGCAGCTGGTCTTTAGGGAAGGCCCTGGCGACCAAGGTCTTGGCACTGCTGAGGGTCAGGGCGTCCACCTGGGCGGCAAAATCGTCGATGCGCTCGGGGCCGTAACCATACAACGCCATGTTGCTCAGCGCCGCCGACAGCTGGCCGCTGGTTTCCAGACGCGGCGGGAACTGGCCTTTCACGTAAGCCTTGGCCGAGTCCAGGGTGGCCTGGTCCAGGCGGCCGTCAAACAGCCCCTGGTAGGTCTTGAGGGCAAGGTCGATGGCTTCCTTACTGGTGGCGGTCTTGGTGAAGGTAAAGATGCTGAAATCCCCCAGCTGACGCTGGCCGTCAAAGCCGGAGCGGGCCCCGTAGGTCAGGCCGGCTTTGACCCGCAAGGCGTCGTTGAGCCAGGAGGTAAAGCGCCCGCCAAGGACGGTGTTGAGCACCTGCACCTGGGTCCAATCGGGGTCGTTGGCCGCAATGCCGGGGCCGCCGATGATAAAGGTGGTCTCTATGGCATCACTCTTGTTGACCAGCAGCACCCTGGCCTTGGTGGGCGCCTTGGGAATGCCAAGCTTGATCTTCGGGCTTTCGCCCTTGGGCTGCCACTGGCCCAGGGCCTTTTGCAGGCTCTTGGCATAGCTGGCGGCTTCGAAGTCGCCGACGGCGCTGATCACCAGGTTTTGGGGGCGATACCAGTCTTGGTAGAAGGCTTTGATGTCCGCCAACTCCAGGGCCTGCACCCCTTTCTCACTGCCCCCCACAGGATTGGCAAAGGGACTGTCCCCCCACAACAGGCGGTTGAAATAAGGCGAAACCACCGCTTTGGGGCTTTCTCTTTCCTGGGCCAGGCTCGCCAGGCGGCGGGCTTTGAGATCGGCCACGTCTTTGGGGTCAAAGCGCGGTTGGGTCAGCACCTCGGCCAACAGCCCTATCATGGTGTCGCTGTCTTTTTTCAAGAAGCGGGCATGGATACGGGTGCCTTCGAGGCCGGGTTTGACATCCAGTTCGGCGCCCATGCTGTCGAGCAGGGCTTCCAAGGCCGCTTTATCGTGCTTTTTGGACCCCAGCAACAGGCTCTGGGCCGTCATCCAGGCCTGGCCTTCCTTGCGGTCATAAAGGGCCCCGGTTCTGACCAAAAGGTCAATATTGACCAGGGGCACCTCGTGCTGCTCCATCAGCTGCACCTGGGCGCCGTTTGGCCACTGGGCCTTGGTCACCTCAGGCAACTTGTAACCGGCAGCCATGGCCTTGGCGGACAGGGCCAGCCCCAGGGTAAAGGTCAGTGCTTTCATTCCAGATCCTCCTTACTGCCCAATACCCCGACGGTACGGTTGGCCTTGGTCAGGTAGGCCTTGGCCACCCGCTGGATGTCAGCTGGGCTGACCTTGTCAAAATCCTGGCCCAGGGTGTAGAGCTTGCGATAGTCCCCGTAGTAAAGGGCGTAGGTGCCAAGGGCATTGGCCTTGCCATTGATGGTTTCAAGCTCCCCGTAACTTTGCATCAGCATCAGGTTACGGGCCTTATCCAGCTCCTGGACGCTGACCCCCTGGTCACGAATGCGGGCCACTTCCGCCAGCAGGCCTTTTTCCAGGGCTTGCTGGTCGGTACCTGGGGTGGCAACGGCGTAGAGGTAAAAGAGGTTGGGATCAAAAGTGTCCGGCAGATAGGCTTCAACATCCGTTGCCAGCTTCTGCTCGTCGATAAGGGCCTTTTTCAAGCGGCCGCTTTTACCGCCGGCCAGAATGCTCACCAGCAGTTGCAGGGCCGGGGTATCGGCGTCCTTGGTGGCGGGGACATGGTAGGCCACCATCAGGTTGGGGCTGGTCACCGACGCCTTATGGACATAGAGGCGGCGCTCCCCTTTCTGCTGGGGTTCCACCGTCACCACAGGCAATGGCGGCGCCTGGGCCGGTATGGGGGCAAAATAGCGCTTGGCCAGTTCTTTTACCTTGGCTGTGGTCACATCACCTGCCACCACTACCAGGGCGTTATTGGGGGCATAATAGGTGCGGTGGTAGCTTTCCAGGTCCTCTTGGCGCCAGGCCTTGATATCGGACTCGTGGCCGATGACCGACCAGGAATAGGGGTGGGCGCGAAAAGCCACCCCTTTGACCTCTTCCGAGAGGGTGCGCCAGTTGGAGTTTTCAAGGCCGGTGGTGCGCTCTGAGGCCACCACTTCCCGTTCGGAGGCCACCCTTTTCGGGTCTATGGCCAGGTGGGCGATGCGGTCGGCTTCCAAGTCGAAGATGGTCTCCAGGCTTTGGGCAGGGAACCAGTCGGTATAAACGGTGACGTCTTCGCTGGTGTAGGCATTATTGGCGCCACCGGCCGCTTCCATCACCTTGTCGAACTGGCCCGGGCCGTATTTTTTGGCGCCGTTGAACATCATGTGTTCAAAAAAGTGGGACAGGCCGGTGATACCGGGCCTTTCATTGCGGGAACCCACTTTCCAGAACAGGTACATGTTGGCGTTGGGGATGGAATGGTCCTCCACCACCAGTACTTCCATACCGTTGTCCAGGGTGAAGCGGTTGACCTCTTCTGGCCCCGCCTGCACCTGGGTGGCCGCCAGGGACAATCCCAGCAGGCATCCTAGTGACTTGCGCATAGCAACACTCCTTGTGAAAACGCCTTACCATAACCAAGATGTCAGGTGCCTAAAAGCCAGACTGTGTTACCAAGAATGTCAGTGCTAAAGTGGTGCCAGATTGGGAGCTAACACTATGAACAAGAAAATCTTCTTCCTTATTCCCCTGCTGCTGGCGGGCTGTTCTGCAACCCAGGGTGGCCGCGCCAGCTGTGCCAGTGAGCTGGACAGCGCCTGGCAGGAGCTGGACTTGGCCAAGGCCGAGGGCTTTGCCGGCACCGTCAGTTACACCAAGGCGGTGGGTCTGCTGTCCCTGGCCAAGGGTCAGCAGACCATAGAACGCTATGACTCTTGCCTGGAAAAGGCCCAGCGGGCCCGCTTCTACATAGCCCAGTCCCGCCAGGGGCAGTGATCAGGCTTTGCGGCCCAGGGGCAGGAAATAGCTGATGTCGCTGCGGGGCTTGAGGTAGTCGAAGACGGCGGCCGGCAGGGCACTGGCCTTGACCGTTGCCTTAACGGTCAGGTCTTCCTCCTCCAGGTCGATAATGGCGGCCTGGTCCCTGGGCACAGCCGGGTCGTAAACCAATACCGCCGGGCTTAGCAGGCGGCTGGCATTGACCGTCATCACCAGGCCGTATTGGTCGTTACTCAGTTGCACCAGGGTGCCGGGGGGATAGACTCCCAGCACCCGGATAAAATGCTGCACCAATTCCTGGTTGAACTGGTCTTTCCCTTTGCGAAACAGAATAGCCAGTACCGCATGGGGTGGCATCCCTGGCCTGTCACGCCGGCCGTGGCACAGGTTGTCATACTCATTGGCCACCGCCACCAGCTGCGACAATATGTCTATCTCCCCTTTTTTCAGGCCCTTGGGATAACCACTGCCGTCCAGGCGTTCATGGTGCTGCAAGACGATATTGAGGACCCGGGCCGGAAAGTCCCCATGGCGGCTGGCCAGCTCCACCCCATACTGGGTATGCAGCTTTAAAAAATTGAACTCCGCTTCGCTAAGGGCTTCTGTTTTTCGCAGTATGGCGGTGGGCACCTTGAGCTTGCCCAAGTCATGGAAGATGCCCCCGAGGCCACAGAGTTTGATTTCTTCCTGGCTCATGCCCGCCGTCTTGGCCACCAGCATCGCCATCACCGACACATTGAGGCTGTGGCAGTAAAAGCCGTCGTCGCCCTTGGGCTCGTTCATCAGGTGCAGCACCACGTCGGCCTGGCTGACTATCTCTTCGGCAATATCGTTGACCAGGCTTTCAGCGTCTTCCAAGGCGGTCAAGGGGCGGCGCTGCATGTCCTGCATCACCGCCTTGACGTTGGCGACGGTGCGTTGGAAGTCCTGGCTGACCTTGTGCAGCTCCCGCATGTAGGCCTTCTGGCGCTCTATCTTGCGCTCTTTTTCCAAAAAGGCGGCGTCCTTGTCCACCTGGGGCTGGGTCTCTGGCTCGGTCGCCATGGCTTGCACCGGCAGGGGCTCGGCGTCGGATTTATCCAAGTAGACGGTGACCGCCTGTAGGCCCAGGGTCTGGATCAGTGCCACCTGGTCGTCCGAGCGGATCTTGAAGCGGCTGAACATAAAGGGATGCTTGACCCAACTGAGGGACAAGTCCACATAGAGGCCGACGCAGAGCTGAGAAGGAAGGATTCGGATCTTTCTTGTTGTCATAGTGCCAAGGTTGCTGAATTCGTTGCACACTCAAGAGCATAGATGCTCGTGGCCACCCTGCGCGTCCTTTCGCTATGTCTTATGTAACAGGCCGTTCACCCCTGCGCCTGCATGAGCATAATGAAAACCATTCTCAGCTTTGCTAACATCGCCCCGCCAGACAGACACTTCAGACCCGGAGAATCAGTGCGTCGCACCCTTTGGAAATGGCACGGCTATTTTGGCCTGGCCGCCGCCTTGCCCCTGTTCCTTATTGCCCTGACCGGCAGCCTGCTGGTGTTCAAGGCCGAAATCGACGGCCTACTGATGCCCGAGGTGGTGCAGGCCGCCGCTCCCGAGCGCCTGCCCCTGAACCAACTGGTGCGCCAAGCCCAAGGCGCCCTGGGGGACCACGAGATCCTCGGCTGGCAGCCCGCCGAAGCCCCAGGCCAGGCCGACCGCATCTATGTGGCCAAGATGGGCACCTACGACTGGCAAAAAGCCTTTATCGACCCCAGTAACGGCCAGCTACTAAG is a genomic window of Gallaecimonas xiamenensis 3-C-1 containing:
- a CDS encoding HD-GYP domain-containing protein; amino-acid sequence: MTTRKIRILPSQLCVGLYVDLSLSWVKHPFMFSRFKIRSDDQVALIQTLGLQAVTVYLDKSDAEPLPVQAMATEPETQPQVDKDAAFLEKERKIERQKAYMRELHKVSQDFQRTVANVKAVMQDMQRRPLTALEDAESLVNDIAEEIVSQADVVLHLMNEPKGDDGFYCHSLNVSVMAMLVAKTAGMSQEEIKLCGLGGIFHDLGKLKVPTAILRKTEALSEAEFNFLKLHTQYGVELASRHGDFPARVLNIVLQHHERLDGSGYPKGLKKGEIDILSQLVAVANEYDNLCHGRRDRPGMPPHAVLAILFRKGKDQFNQELVQHFIRVLGVYPPGTLVQLSNDQYGLVMTVNASRLLSPAVLVYDPAVPRDQAAIIDLEEEDLTVKATVKASALPAAVFDYLKPRSDISYFLPLGRKA
- a CDS encoding M16 family metallopeptidase; the encoded protein is MKALTFTLGLALSAKAMAAGYKLPEVTKAQWPNGAQVQLMEQHEVPLVNIDLLVRTGALYDRKEGQAWMTAQSLLLGSKKHDKAALEALLDSMGAELDVKPGLEGTRIHARFLKKDSDTMIGLLAEVLTQPRFDPKDVADLKARRLASLAQERESPKAVVSPYFNRLLWGDSPFANPVGGSEKGVQALELADIKAFYQDWYRPQNLVISAVGDFEAASYAKSLQKALGQWQPKGESPKIKLGIPKAPTKARVLLVNKSDAIETTFIIGGPGIAANDPDWTQVQVLNTVLGGRFTSWLNDALRVKAGLTYGARSGFDGQRQLGDFSIFTFTKTATSKEAIDLALKTYQGLFDGRLDQATLDSAKAYVKGQFPPRLETSGQLSAALSNMALYGYGPERIDDFAAQVDALTLSSAKTLVARAFPKDQLQLVLVGKADALRDLAAQYGEVTEVDIKSTDFRF
- a CDS encoding M16 family metallopeptidase; translated protein: MRKSLGCLLGLSLAATQVQAGPEEVNRFTLDNGMEVLVVEDHSIPNANMYLFWKVGSRNERPGITGLSHFFEHMMFNGAKKYGPGQFDKVMEAAGGANNAYTSEDVTVYTDWFPAQSLETIFDLEADRIAHLAIDPKRVASEREVVASERTTGLENSNWRTLSEEVKGVAFRAHPYSWSVIGHESDIKAWRQEDLESYHRTYYAPNNALVVVAGDVTTAKVKELAKRYFAPIPAQAPPLPVVTVEPQQKGERRLYVHKASVTSPNLMVAYHVPATKDADTPALQLLVSILAGGKSGRLKKALIDEQKLATDVEAYLPDTFDPNLFYLYAVATPGTDQQALEKGLLAEVARIRDQGVSVQELDKARNLMLMQSYGELETINGKANALGTYALYYGDYRKLYTLGQDFDKVSPADIQRVAKAYLTKANRTVGVLGSKEDLE
- a CDS encoding MGMT family protein translates to MSTNPARLYTLVALIPEGQVATYGQLASILGWNPRLVGRYMGQCPPELPWHRVVNAQGACSVRDSQGHLIQHQRLLAEGVPLTRSGRVNLRRALWPGL